The Terriglobus sp. TAA 43 sequence CTCGGTGCTGTGTCTTGCAATCGCGGAGACCTGCAATAGCGCTTCCTTCCGTTCCATCGACGTGCAGGTTGAACAACTCATCACGATAGACACGCGTGGTCCACGACGAATTGATCTGCGCGAAGATGTCACCTGCAAGTTCAAACGAACCGTATGCGGCGTCATCTGCGGTTGCATCGTAGGTTTTGCCATCTTCGTCCACGCGCGTCGGGATATGCGTTTTGCCTGTGCAGGAAACGGATTCCACATTGCCGAAGGTGTGATCAAGCACGTAACGCCAGTGGCAGAACATATCCAGGATGATGCCGCCATCGTCTTCCTTGCGGTAATTCCACGAAGGACGCTGCGCAGGCTGGCCGCCCCAATCGCCTTCAAATACCCAGTAGCCGAACTCGCCACGAACCGAAAGAATGCGGCCGAAGAAGCCCGAATCAATCAAACGCTTGAGCTTGCGAATGCCGGGCAGAAAGAGTTTGTCCTGCACAATGCCCTGCTTTACACCTGCCTGCGCTGCCTTCTTCGCGAGGCGCAACGATGATTCCACGCTGGTGGACAGCGGCTTTTCGCAATACACATCCTTGCCTGCATCAATGGCCTGCGAGACAAACTGCTCACGCAGGCCCGTGGTACCAGCATCGAAGTAGACCGTGTCGTTCTTGTCACCGAGCGCGCGCGCAAGATCGGTGGTGTAGCGCGTGAGGCCATGTGCGTCCGCAATCTGTTTCAGCTTTGCTTCATTGCGGCCAACAAGGATGGGATCGGGCATGATCGTGTCGCCCTTGCCGATGGCCACACCACCCTGTTGCCGAATGGCGAGGATGGAGCGGATCAGATGCTGATTCAAACCCATGCGTCCGGTGACGCCGTTCATGATGATGCCTACGCGCTTCTCTGCCATGTGGTCCTCTTACAGTTGAATTTCGGATTAAGCCTGAGCGTGGTCAGGCCGTTTTACGATTGCATAGATTGCCAGCGAACCAAGCACGCCTGCGGAAGCCATCACTTGCCACGCCAAATCATAACTGTGGTGCGCATCATAGATGCGACCTGCGATATAGGGTCCTGCCCACTGACCAATCGAATACGCAACGATGATCAGCGCGAGCAGCTTGCCCAACGAAGCCAAGCCAAAACATTCTGCTGTAACCAGCGGGATCAGCATGTAATCCGCGCCCATGGCGAAGCCAAAGAGAATCGCAAACACTGCTGCTGCGACAGGCTGCTTTGCAAGGAACAACAACGGAATCGCCGCTCCAAGCAGGAAGTAGAAGATGGCCATGATGTTCTTCTTGCGGAAGCGGTCCGCGATGTAGCCAACAATGACGCGCCCGCCCAGGCTTGCCGCCAGCAGCAACGAGAGGAAACGCGACGCAGTTGCGGCGTCGTAACCGATGCTCTTAAGGAACAGGATGAAGTGCTGAATTACCGCATTCATCGCGCCAATCACCAGCGATGAACCGATGACAATCAGCCAGAAATTGCGATCACGCAATGCTGCGCCGATGATGCCGAACACAGAGTTACTAGCAGCTGTATGCCTTACCAATGGACCGGGTGCTCCATCTGGATTCAGGCCCATTTCATGCGGCATGGAACGCGTAAGAAAGATGGCCACCGGAAAGAGCACTACGATGATGGACGCGCCAACGGCGATGATGGAGTTGCGCCAACCGTAATCGCGAATCAGCATGTTGATCACTGGAGGCGCGACAGTTCCACCGAGTCCCAAGCCGAGATACGCAAGCCCCATGGCGCGTCCGCGCCGTTCGCGAAACCACTGTGCAATCAACACCTGATTGGAGATGGGGCCAGCCAGCACATAGCCGATGACTTCGAGAACGCACAGCACCTGGTATTCCCAGAACTGATGCATAAAGCCCATCAGGATGAGAGATCCGCCTGTCAGCAATGCGCCTGCGAAGATGACCCAGCGTGCACCGATCTTGTCGATAAGAATGCCCGTGACAAGCCCCGTTGGCAGGCCGATCGTCAGGAAGCCCAGGAAGAAGCCTTGCGTCACTTGTGTGCGATTGAAACCAAGCGCGGATACAAACGACGGGTAGAACACAGGGAAGCCGTAGAAGATGATGCCCACGGCAAAGAACAGGTTCAGGAAGGCGGCCACCACAATCCACCAGCCGTAAAAAATCTTCGATTCGCGCTCTGTGGCCACTCTGCTGCTCTCCCGGTTTTGAACCTTTTGCGACGGCTGTGCTGACGCTCAGAATTCGACATTGGCCTTGAAAATTCGCTGTGGGGTGGAAGCGCTTCCAATCGGCGCTCCCATACTAGCCAAAAACCTGTAGGACAGGCTAGCCCTGCGGATTTTCTTTTTCCGGCAGAATTCTAAGTTTCCAGCCGCCAGATGCCACAGTCCTCGTAGCCCGTGGTGACGTACATATCGCCCGCATCGTGCTCGATGATCGCCTTATCCGCGACGCGGTCCTCCCGCGAATGATGGATGCGGCCGTGCCACAACTCTCGAAAATCCTTGTGATAGTCCAACATTAGTTCGCGCTGCTCGTCGTTTACGTACAGCAGATCTAACTCGCCGGGACGATCGCGGAAGATCTTCTGTAGCCGATCCAACAGGCGATCCATCAGCACCATGTCAAACGGATTGAACAGAAACAACAGGCATGGACCAGCGGGCATACGAAGCCGCATGACATCTGCCTCTTCCAACCGCATCGGCGGCGTGTCATGTGCGGACTGCCACGTCTCCATATTGCTGCGCGCTGCCGCGGCAAGCGCCGGATGCAACTCCACACCGACGATGCGGCGAAACGGCATTTCTGCGGCCAGCAACATCGCGCGCCCTTTGCCCGCGCCAATATCGACGAAAGCGGTTCGTTCCACGGGATGCTGTGTGAATGTCTGCCAGCGCGTCATCAGCTTGCGAAACAACGACGGCGCCACAGCGTGATACGCCGTGATGTGCCGGTCATGCGCGTGGCCGGTTTCCAGATCCTCGCCGGGGATGAGGTTGCCCGTATCCGTTCCGTGCTCAAGATCAAACGGATGACGTGGCGTGGGACCCTTGCGGCGTTTGCGTTTCACGGGAATCATTCTTGGCGAGTGTAGCAATCCCGCATAGCGGAAGTTAACCCGTGCGGCAAGATCTTCTGCCAACACAAAAGGGCAATGCCAATGCGGCATTGCCCTTTGTATTTAGCGAAGTTGGAAAACTACTCTTCGGTTACAGTCTCTTCCTCAGCGACAACAGCAGCGCTGGGGACGTAGTTGGGATCGTCGCTCTTGACGGTGACCTTCACGTGGGCCGAAACCTCACGGAAGATCTTCACCGACACGTGGAACTCGCCAATCTGCTTCAGCGGCTCTTCCAGGTGCACCTTGCGGCGATCGATCTCGTAGCCCTGCTTTGCAAGCTCAGCAGCAATGTCAGCCGAGGTGACGGAACCGAACAATACATCGTTCGCGCCAACCTTGCGCTCGAACGTGATTTCGA is a genomic window containing:
- a CDS encoding Gfo/Idh/MocA family protein; this translates as MAEKRVGIIMNGVTGRMGLNQHLIRSILAIRQQGGVAIGKGDTIMPDPILVGRNEAKLKQIADAHGLTRYTTDLARALGDKNDTVYFDAGTTGLREQFVSQAIDAGKDVYCEKPLSTSVESSLRLAKKAAQAGVKQGIVQDKLFLPGIRKLKRLIDSGFFGRILSVRGEFGYWVFEGDWGGQPAQRPSWNYRKEDDGGIILDMFCHWRYVLDHTFGNVESVSCTGKTHIPTRVDEDGKTYDATADDAAYGSFELAGDIFAQINSSWTTRVYRDELFNLHVDGTEGSAIAGLRDCKTQHRVNTPRPTWNPDLPNPFQFREHWQEVPDNTVYENAFKVQWEMFLKHVVIDTPFPHTFVDGARGVQLAELGLQSWAERRWLDVPVINDAEVLKA
- a CDS encoding class I SAM-dependent methyltransferase — protein: MIPVKRKRRKGPTPRHPFDLEHGTDTGNLIPGEDLETGHAHDRHITAYHAVAPSLFRKLMTRWQTFTQHPVERTAFVDIGAGKGRAMLLAAEMPFRRIVGVELHPALAAAARSNMETWQSAHDTPPMRLEEADVMRLRMPAGPCLLFLFNPFDMVLMDRLLDRLQKIFRDRPGELDLLYVNDEQRELMLDYHKDFRELWHGRIHHSREDRVADKAIIEHDAGDMYVTTGYEDCGIWRLET
- the rplI gene encoding 50S ribosomal protein L9, translating into MEVILKEDVESLGHRGDVVKVANGYGRNYLLPQHLAIEATAGNKAVIKQMQESAARKAAKDKAVALEQAEKLNAVEITFERKVGANDVLFGSVTSADIAAELAKQGYEIDRRKVHLEEPLKQIGEFHVSVKIFREVSAHVKVTVKSDDPNYVPSAAVVAEEETVTEE
- a CDS encoding MFS transporter, giving the protein MATERESKIFYGWWIVVAAFLNLFFAVGIIFYGFPVFYPSFVSALGFNRTQVTQGFFLGFLTIGLPTGLVTGILIDKIGARWVIFAGALLTGGSLILMGFMHQFWEYQVLCVLEVIGYVLAGPISNQVLIAQWFRERRGRAMGLAYLGLGLGGTVAPPVINMLIRDYGWRNSIIAVGASIIVVLFPVAIFLTRSMPHEMGLNPDGAPGPLVRHTAASNSVFGIIGAALRDRNFWLIVIGSSLVIGAMNAVIQHFILFLKSIGYDAATASRFLSLLLAASLGGRVIVGYIADRFRKKNIMAIFYFLLGAAIPLLFLAKQPVAAAVFAILFGFAMGADYMLIPLVTAECFGLASLGKLLALIIVAYSIGQWAGPYIAGRIYDAHHSYDLAWQVMASAGVLGSLAIYAIVKRPDHAQA